In the Populus trichocarpa isolate Nisqually-1 chromosome 1, P.trichocarpa_v4.1, whole genome shotgun sequence genome, one interval contains:
- the LOC18094020 gene encoding zinc finger protein ZAT9, protein MEKTRICKICNRRFANGKAMGGHMRSHLAKLPLPPKPIPPQETYNTPKKSPPSSSSLNYPLLSNKPAQSSRSMKQEVSTVSRPNLATPYDGESETESTREPTRRRSKRSRKSADEVAESMVKVTESSEQVSSVSYLLAEEDVALCLLMLSRDNWSEDAKQVKKEVCEYIKDHQHVNEVESDEKEDYLFGVTRAKYKSQGKFKCETCKKGFRSYQALGGHRASHKKIKIHEEHEEGNGSGCGEDNRSVGKRIFKCPFCEKVFDSGQALGGHKKVHFSYLPVTNAKISINLLDLNVPALEGTHDDGEVSEA, encoded by the coding sequence ATGGAGAAAACGCGAATCTGCAAGATCTGCAACAGACGGTTTGCCAATGGCAAAGCCATGGGTGGACATATGAGATCTCACCTTGCTAAACTACCCCTTCCTCCAAAACCAATCCCACCGCAAGAAACTTACAACACTCCTAAAAAATCACCACCGTCATCTTCTTCATTAAACTATCCTTTACTAAGCAATAAGCCCGCGCAATCCTCTCGATCTATGAAACAGGAAGTCTCCACTGTTTCAAGACCTAATCTTGCTACTCCTTATGATGGAGAGAGTGAGACGGAGTCAACAAGGGAACCCACTCGGAGAAGATCTAAAAGGAGCCGTAAATCAGCTGATGAAGTGGCCGAATCAATGGTGAAAGTGACCGAGTCATCAGAGCAGGTAAGTTCCGTATCTTATTTATTGGCTGAAGAAGATGTTGCTTTGTGTCTCTTAATGCTTTCAAGGGATAACTGGTCAGAAGATgctaaacaagttaaaaaagaagTGTGTGAATACATAAAGGATCATCAACATGTGAATGAGGTTGAAAGTGATGAAAAAGAGGATTATTTGTTTGGTGTTACTCGTGCTAAATACAAATCACAAGGAAAATTTAAATGTGAAACCTGCAAGAAAGGGTTCCGGTCCTATCAAGCTCTAGGTGGACATAGAGCTAgtcataaaaagataaaaatccatGAGGAGCACGAAGAAGGTAATGGTAGTGGTTGTGGCGAAGACAATAGAAGTGTTGGGAAAAGAATTTTCAAGTGCCCATTTTGTGAGAAAGTATTTGATTCGGGGCAAGCACTCGGTGGACACAAGAAAGTGCACTTCTCTTACTTGCCTGTGACTAATGCTAAAATCTCCATTAATTTGTTAGATCTCAATGTGCCAGCTCTCGAAGGTACTCATGACGATGGTGAAGTTAGTGAGGCTTGA
- the LOC18094021 gene encoding QWRF motif-containing protein 7, translated as MEYPLTRRRQPPAPLSPSPCLSRSRSEAENNSSSLTTNRSLVNNRSKSTTRSRNENVNPSCNYTTGTSLTNMHKKPSSQHKESGGKDGFVKFLHRGSTSPRNSSAAIKRTKSSAGSSQSAWALSPGRSPVFPTPESSPGIGGDKRGKVKGNGGGGGGGGAMNSVLRYFKQKKVNPIQEEEYHRYRVLYNRLLQWRFVNARADAAMSYVKTVAEDKLFHVWLRIVNTRNIILEKRIQIRKLKHEVKLCQIINPQMKLLNEWAKLEGKNFEAVGRVTRKLSALSVKLPLEEDAKGDVESVYIAISNAAQVMDSIEGTINKFLSQVEKVLYLITELSSTLQNQDESLEEMEKTITVVAKLVAWEKSVRVHLLQIGQDSEEEEAVSRHD; from the exons ATGGAATACCCTCTCACGCGTAGACGGCAGCCACCAGCGCCATTGTCACCATCACCGTGCCTAAGTCGAAGTAGAAGTGAAGCCGAAAACAATTCAAGCTCGCTAACCACGAACCGAAGTTTGGTTAATAACCGATCAAAATCAACTACAAgatcaagaaatgaaaatgtAAACCCTTCATGTAATTATACTACTGGCACTTCTTTAACTAACATGCACAAGAAACCTAGCAGTCAACATAAGGAGAGCGGAGGCAAAGATGGATTTGTTAAGTTCTTGCACCGAGGCAGTACTAGCCCACGTAACAGCTCTGCTGCAATTAAGAGGACGAAGTCTTCAGCAGGGTCTTCACAGTCAGCATGGGCATTATCACCTGGACGATCTCCTGTGTTTCCGACACCAGAGTCATCACCAGGGATTGGTGGAGATAAGAGAGGGAAGGTTAAAGGTaacggtggtggtggtggtggtggtggtgctatGAATAGTGTTTTGAGGTACTTCAAGCAAAAGAAGGTGAATCCAATCCAAGAAGAGGAGTACCATAGGTATAGGGTTTTGTACAATAGGTTGTTGCAGTGGAGGTTTGTTAATGCTAGGGCTGATGCTGCTATGTCCTATGTGAAGACAGTTGCTGAG GATAAATTATTTCATGTTTGGCTTAGAATCGTCAACACGAGAAATATCATACTAGAAAAGCGAATTCAAATCCGAAAGCTGAAGCACGAGGTCAAATTGTGTCAAATTATCAACCCACAAATGAAACTGCTTAATGAATGGGCAAAATTAGAGGGTAAAAACTTTGAAGCAGTGGGCAGAGTGACAAGGAAACTATCAGCATTGTCAGTCAAACTCCCTCTTGAAGAAGATGCTAAG GGAGATGTGGAATCAGTCTACATAGCTATTAGCAATGCTGCGCAGGTCATGGATAGCATAGAAGGGACCATAAATAAATTCCTCTCCCAG GTCGAGAAAGTCCTTTATCTGATTACAGAGCTTTCGAGCACACTGCAAAATCAAGATGAAAGCTTGGAGGAAATGGAGAAAACAATAACCGTAGTTGCTAAACTAGTG